Part of the Halalkalibacter krulwichiae genome is shown below.
TAGTTAGTTTCTATTTCTACATTTTATCATTGATGAATATATTTCCAATTTGGATTTCCGTACCTTTTTTATTCGGTTCTCTTTGTCTCACCCTTTCACCGCTTGCTGTTCAAAAGCGTTTTAAAGGATTTCGTTAAATTGTAAAAGGAAGAAGGTGAGCCCAAATATAGAGGCTCACCCTTTTTCATGTATCTAACTAATTCCCATTTTCGAGCAATTGCTCCATTTCGTTCAATGTTTGTTCAAATACTACTAACGCTTGCTCAATCGGTTTTGGTGACGTCATATCTACACCAGCCTGCTTTAAAACTTCAATAGGATAATCCGAACTACCAGCTTTCAAAAATGCTAAATAGCGATTAACAGCTGGCTCTCCTTCCTCAAGAACCTGCTTAGATAAAGCGGCCGCCGCACTATATCCAGTAGCATATTGAAACACATAGAAATTATAATAAAAATGTGGAATTCGCGCCCATTCTAATCCGATTTCTTCATCAATAACAAGATCATCTCCGAAGTACTTTACATTTAAATCATAGTAGGTTTTCGTTAATAGTTCTGGTGTCAACGCCTCTCCATTTGTTGCTTTCTCATGGATGAGTTGTTCAAATTCTGCAAACATCGTTTGACGAAAGACCGTTCCTCTAAAACCTTCTAAAAAGTGGTTCAAAAGATATAACTTCTCCTTAGGGTCCTGCGTATTTTTCACCATATAATCATTTAACAGTGCTTCATTGAGAGTTGAAGCAACTTCTGCAACAAAGATTGTATAATCACCATACACATATGGTTGATACTTTCTTGTGTAATAACTATGCATACTATGACCAAATTCGTGTGCTAATGTGAATAGATTATTCACATTATCTTGCCAATTCATTAAGATATATGGCATCGTTCCATACGCACCAGAAGAATATGCTCCGCTTCTTTTCCCTGCATTTTCTTCAACATCGACCCAACGCTTTTCAAACCCTTCTTTTAATGATGCAGTATACTCTTCCCCTAACGGCGCAACACCTTTTATCACAAGGTCTTTGGCCTTATCATACGGAATTTCCATTTTCACATCTTTAACAAGCGGTGTATATAAGTCATACATGTGTAATTCATCTACCCCTAACACCTTCTTACGTAAACGAACGTAACGATGAAGCAGATCTAATCGCTTATTAACCGTTTCAACTAGTTGATCATATACAACTTCAGGTATATGATTGGCACTAAGAGCAGCCTCTCGTGCTGATTTATACTTCCTTACTTTTGCATAGAAGAGATCTCTTTTTACTTGTCCGCTCAGTGTAGAGGCAAATGTGTTTTTGAATTTGTCATACGTATCGTAGACGGCTTTAAAAGCGTCTTTACGGACTTGACGATTTTCACTTTCTAATAATCGAATAAAGCGTCCGTGTGTAATTTCAACTTCTTCCTCATTTTCATCTATTATAGTAGGAAATTTCAGGTCGGCATTATTCAACATACCAAATGTATTACTTGGGCTATTCGTAACTTCACTTGCTTGAGCTAAAATGGCTTCTTCTTTTTCAGATAGCACATGTGCTCGTTGATTGTTTAATTCACGAAACATCTGGTTATAGACCTTTAACCCATTATGTTCATCTACAAAACGACTAATTTTAGCTTCATCAATTGACAACAATTCAGGAACAATAAAGGATGCCACCTCTGCTACTTGCGATGCCAAACTAGCTGCCCGATCATGTAAACCTTGATAATATGAATTTGTTGTATCTTGATCATAACGCATATGAGCATACGCATAGACTTTACCTAACTTTTCTGTTATTTCATTTTGTTTTTCTAAAGCAACAAACAGTGACACTGCCGAGTCTGCGAGTGTTCCTTTACAGGCTTCTAAGTAAGGAAGCTGTACTAAAATAGCTTTATATTCCTTTTCCCAATCCTCGTTTGATGAAAAAACCGCCTCTAAATCCCATGTTTTTTCCACAGGAATTTCTTCGCGTTTAAGTAATGATTTTGCCAATACTTCGCACCTCCAAATTACAATAAAGGATCATCCCTTTAGTATATATTCTCCTCTAAAGTACTTATTCCTCTAATGTAACCTTGATTGCTTCGAATGATGTTTTAATTTTAATGATTGGTCTTTCTCGATGGCTTTTTCAATTGAAGGAGATATCTCAATATTTCTTATACGTTGATATTCTCCCCTACTTTCAGGATCTTTCATTAAGAAACCAATTTGTACAAGAAATGAAAGATACCCGTCTATGGCCAGAGTCCAACTCCTTCCCTCCAGCATTTGCCTAAGAGGAAATATGTTATTGTGAATATGAGGAAATAGAGATTGGATCACAAGATTACGTGAAAATGGTTGGTGAATTGATTGTTGCAGGAGACATTCAAATAGCAAGTAAAGTTGCCAATAATG
Proteins encoded:
- the pepF gene encoding oligoendopeptidase F, whose amino-acid sequence is MAKSLLKREEIPVEKTWDLEAVFSSNEDWEKEYKAILVQLPYLEACKGTLADSAVSLFVALEKQNEITEKLGKVYAYAHMRYDQDTTNSYYQGLHDRAASLASQVAEVASFIVPELLSIDEAKISRFVDEHNGLKVYNQMFRELNNQRAHVLSEKEEAILAQASEVTNSPSNTFGMLNNADLKFPTIIDENEEEVEITHGRFIRLLESENRQVRKDAFKAVYDTYDKFKNTFASTLSGQVKRDLFYAKVRKYKSAREAALSANHIPEVVYDQLVETVNKRLDLLHRYVRLRKKVLGVDELHMYDLYTPLVKDVKMEIPYDKAKDLVIKGVAPLGEEYTASLKEGFEKRWVDVEENAGKRSGAYSSGAYGTMPYILMNWQDNVNNLFTLAHEFGHSMHSYYTRKYQPYVYGDYTIFVAEVASTLNEALLNDYMVKNTQDPKEKLYLLNHFLEGFRGTVFRQTMFAEFEQLIHEKATNGEALTPELLTKTYYDLNVKYFGDDLVIDEEIGLEWARIPHFYYNFYVFQYATGYSAAAALSKQVLEEGEPAVNRYLAFLKAGSSDYPIEVLKQAGVDMTSPKPIEQALVVFEQTLNEMEQLLENGN